The following are encoded in a window of Prevotella melaninogenica genomic DNA:
- the cdaA gene encoding diadenylate cyclase CdaA: protein MFFPFGIKDVIDIVLVALMLYYIYRLMKESRSLNIFIGIMVFVIVWLIVSQVLEMRLLGSIMDKLVSVGVIGLIVLFQEDIRHFLYSLGAHRKINNIMKLFTKKGSKEEVDKETIMPIVMACMSMSRGKVGALIVIERGVKLEDIVETGDLIDARIDQRLIENIFFKNSPLHDGAMVISKRRIKAAGCILPVSHKQDIPKELGLRHRAAMGISQDSDALAVIVSEETGRISVALRGEFQLRLSAEQLESILTKEIVTA, encoded by the coding sequence ATGTTTTTCCCATTTGGAATAAAAGATGTAATCGACATCGTGCTGGTAGCACTGATGCTCTACTATATTTACCGATTGATGAAGGAGTCACGCTCGCTGAACATCTTTATCGGTATTATGGTATTCGTTATCGTATGGCTCATAGTGAGTCAAGTGTTGGAGATGCGCCTCTTAGGTAGTATCATGGACAAACTTGTTTCGGTGGGAGTCATCGGTCTGATTGTCCTCTTCCAAGAAGATATACGCCACTTCCTTTATAGCCTTGGTGCGCACAGAAAGATAAACAACATTATGAAGTTGTTCACCAAGAAAGGAAGCAAAGAAGAAGTTGACAAGGAAACAATTATGCCTATCGTTATGGCTTGTATGAGTATGAGCCGTGGAAAGGTCGGTGCACTGATTGTTATTGAGCGTGGTGTGAAGTTAGAAGACATTGTGGAGACAGGCGACTTGATTGATGCCCGCATTGATCAACGTCTCATTGAAAACATCTTCTTTAAGAATTCTCCACTCCATGACGGTGCGATGGTTATCTCTAAACGTCGTATCAAGGCTGCAGGTTGTATTCTTCCTGTGAGCCACAAGCAAGATATTCCAAAGGAACTTGGTTTGCGACACCGTGCTGCAATGGGTATCTCTCAAGACTCTGATGCCTTGGCTGTCATCGTGTCAGAGGAAACAGGCCGTATCAGTGTTGCCCTACGTGGTGAGTTCCAACTCCGTCTTTCTGCCGAACAGTTAGAAAGCATTCTGACAAAGGAAATTGTTACAGCATAG
- the folP gene encoding dihydropteroate synthase, with protein MENMNLGADVKLVNYTINVRGQLLDLSHPLVMGIMNVTPDSFFAGSRVQTEEAIRQRAHEIVAEGAKIIDVGACSTRPNSDPVSAEEEMNRLAFALPIIREAEPEAIISIDTFHASIARCTVEEFGADIINDVEEGKDPEMFPTVAELGTPYILMSTAANLHDMLINFSREVQELRALGQKDIILDPGFGFGKGAVEGNYTLLSVMERLQVMELPLLVGISRKRMIHQLLGITADESLNGTTVLNTIALMKGANILRVHDVRPAVEAVKIVEAMRQNAEQ; from the coding sequence ATGGAAAATATGAACCTTGGGGCAGACGTGAAGCTCGTTAACTATACTATCAACGTAAGGGGACAGCTCCTCGACTTGAGCCATCCACTTGTTATGGGTATCATGAACGTGACACCAGACTCTTTCTTTGCCGGCAGTCGGGTACAGACAGAGGAGGCTATTCGCCAACGTGCGCATGAGATTGTGGCTGAAGGGGCAAAGATTATTGACGTTGGAGCTTGCTCTACTCGTCCCAACAGTGACCCTGTCAGTGCCGAAGAGGAGATGAATCGATTAGCTTTTGCCCTCCCAATTATCCGAGAAGCAGAGCCAGAAGCCATCATCTCTATTGATACCTTCCACGCTTCAATTGCCAGATGCACGGTTGAAGAGTTCGGAGCCGACATCATTAACGATGTTGAAGAAGGTAAAGACCCAGAGATGTTCCCTACTGTCGCCGAATTAGGTACACCTTATATATTAATGTCTACGGCAGCCAATCTACACGATATGCTCATCAATTTCTCACGTGAAGTACAAGAGTTGCGTGCCTTAGGACAAAAAGATATTATCCTCGACCCAGGCTTTGGCTTTGGAAAGGGTGCTGTAGAAGGAAACTACACCTTGCTGAGTGTGATGGAGCGATTGCAAGTAATGGAACTTCCCCTACTCGTTGGCATCAGCCGCAAGCGTATGATTCATCAACTTTTGGGCATCACAGCAGATGAAAGTCTTAATGGTACAACCGTCCTGAACACTATCGCTCTCATGAAAGGAGCCAACATCCTCCGTGTTCACGACGTTCGTCCAGCTGTTGAAGCGGTGAAAATCGTTGAAGCAATGCGCCAGAATGCTGAGCAATAA
- the efp gene encoding elongation factor P, whose amino-acid sequence MINSQEIKIGTCIRLDGKIWTCIDFQHRKPGKGNTVMITKLKNVADGRVLERTFQVGFKLEDVRVERRPYQYLYEDSTGYIFMNQETFEQIPISKHQITGSDYMKEGDVVEVVTDTSDGTILLAEMPVKTTLTITHSEPGVKGNTATNATKPATLETGAVVRVPLFINEGEVIQIDTRDGSYLGRVNA is encoded by the coding sequence ATGATTAATTCACAGGAAATCAAGATTGGAACATGTATTCGTCTTGATGGTAAAATTTGGACTTGCATCGACTTCCAGCACCGTAAGCCAGGCAAGGGTAACACCGTTATGATCACAAAGTTGAAGAATGTTGCTGACGGCCGTGTGCTTGAGCGTACTTTCCAGGTTGGTTTCAAGCTTGAGGATGTACGTGTTGAGCGTCGTCCTTATCAGTACCTTTATGAGGATTCAACTGGTTACATCTTCATGAATCAGGAGACTTTCGAGCAGATTCCTATTTCTAAGCACCAGATTACTGGTTCTGACTACATGAAGGAAGGTGACGTTGTAGAAGTTGTTACAGATACTTCTGACGGCACAATCCTCCTCGCTGAGATGCCTGTTAAGACTACATTGACAATTACACACAGCGAGCCAGGTGTAAAGGGTAACACTGCAACAAACGCAACAAAGCCTGCTACACTTGAGACTGGCGCTGTTGTTCGCGTTCCTCTCTTCATCAATGAGGGTGAGGTTATCCAGATTGACACTCGCGATGGTAGTTACTTGGGGCGTGTAAACGCCTAA